The following are encoded together in the Cynocephalus volans isolate mCynVol1 chromosome 4, mCynVol1.pri, whole genome shotgun sequence genome:
- the LOC134375607 gene encoding olfactory receptor 5M8-like — translation MRRNFTSVTEFILLGLTDRLELQILFFMLFLVIYGVTVAGNLGMIVLIQAHARLHTPMYFFLSHLSFVDLCFSSNVTPKMLEIFLSERKTISYPACLVQCYLFIALVHVEMYILAVMAFDRHMAICNPLLYGSKMSKRVCMSLITVPYVYGALTGLMETMWTYTLAFCGPNEVNHFYCADPPLIKLACSDTYNKELSMFVVAGCNLSFSLFIILCSYLYIFSAILRIHSTEGRHKALSTCGSHLTAVTIFYATLFFMYLRPPSKESVEQGKMVAVFYTTVIPMLNPMIYSLRNKDVKEALSKELSRKKTFF, via the coding sequence ATGAGAAGAAACTTCACTTCAGTGACTGAGTTCATTCTCCTAGGACTGACCGATCGCCTGGAATTACAGATTCTCTTCTTCATGCTGTTTCTGGTCATTTACGGGGTCACAGTGGCAGGGAACCTTGGCATGATTGTACTCATCCAGGCCCATGCCCGGCTCCACAcgcccatgtactttttcctgagccacttgtcctttgtgGATCTGTGCTTCTCTTCCAATGTGACCCCAAAGATGCTGGAGATTTTCCTTTCAGAGAGGAAAACCATTTCCTATCCTGCTTGTCTTGTGCAGTGTTACCTTTTTATTGCCTTGGTCCACGTGGAGATGTATATCCTGGCTGTCATGGCCTTTGATCGGCACATGGCCATCTGCAACCCTCTGCTTTATGGCAGCAAAATGTCCAAGCGTGTGTGCATGTCCCTCATCACAGTGCCATATGTGTATGGAGCGCTCACTGGCCTAATGGAAACCATGTGGACCTACACACTGGCCTTCTGTGGCCCCAATGAAGTTAATCACTTCTACTGTGCTGACCCGCCACTGATTAAGCTGGCTTGTTCTGACACTTACAACAAAGAGCTGTCAATGTTTGTCGTAGCTGGATGcaatctttccttttctctgttcatCATCCTTTGTTCCTACCTTTATATCTTTTCTGCTATCCTGAGGATCCACTCTACAGAAGGAAGACACAAAGCTTTGTCCACCTGCGGCTCCCATCTGACAGCTGTCACTATATTCTATGCAACTCTTTTCTTTATGTATCTCAGACCCCCCTCCAAGGAATCTGTGGAGCAGGGAAAAATGGTTGCTGTATTTTACACCACGGTAATCCCCATGTTAAACCCCATGATTTATAGCCTTAGAAATAAAGATGTGAAGGAAGCATTAAGCAAAGAGCTGTCaaggaaaaagacatttttctaa